The following proteins are encoded in a genomic region of Procambarus clarkii isolate CNS0578487 chromosome 23, FALCON_Pclarkii_2.0, whole genome shotgun sequence:
- the LOC138367789 gene encoding paraneoplastic antigen Ma6E-like: MLNDVGRIDHAGMLNGVGRIDHAGMLNGVGRIDQAGMLNGVGRIDQAGMLNGVGRIDQAGMLNDVGRIDQAGMLNGVGRIDQAGMLNGVGRIDQAGMLNDVGRIDQAGMLNDVGRIDQAGILNGVGRIDQAGMLNDVGRIDQAGMLNDVGRIDQDE; the protein is encoded by the coding sequence ATGCTGAATGACGTAGGACGTATTGACCATGCTGGGATGCTGAATGGTGTAGGACGTATTGACCATGCTGGGATGCTGAATGGTGTAGGACGTATTGACCAAGCTGGGATGCTGAATGGTGTAGGACGTATTGACCAAGCTGGGATGCTGAATGGTGTAGGACGTATTGACCAAGCTGGGATGCTGAATGACGTAGGACGTATTGACCAAGCTGGGATGCTGAATGGTGTAGGACGTATTGACCAAGCTGGGATGCTGAATGGTGTAGGACGTATTGACCAAGCTGGGATGCTGAATGACGTAGGACGTATTGACCAAGCTGGGATGCTGAATGACGTAGGACGTATTGACCAAGCTGGGATACTGAATGGTGTAGGACGTATTGACCAAGCTGGGATGCTGAATGACGTAGGACGTATTGACCAAGCTGGGATGCTGAATGACGTAGGACGTATTGACCAAGATGAATAG